The nucleotide sequence ATGACAGCATCACACCTGCTAAAGAAAAGGCACCTAATTTACTGTACAGACTTGAACGTTTCAACTTCATTCCTCCTGTCCTTTTAAAAAACTACCTTAAGAGTATCGGAAAAAACGGGTCGATTACGGTTAAGTTTCTGTAAAGAAATATTGAGGCTTTGTAAAAGTAAATAAGAGCATACAAAAAAAGGCTTTTCCGATAGGAAGCCTTGTTTGTCATGACGCAAGAGCAGCCTTCATCTGCTTTCTCGCTCTATGTATTTTCGTTTTAACAGTCGGAAGCTTTAAGGAAAGCTGTTCGGCTATTTCCTGATCCTTCATGCCAAGAAACAGCTTCATCATCATAATCTCGCGTTCTTCCGCTTTCAGCTCATTCAGCACTCCTTTTGCTTTTTCTTTCAAAAACGCATAATCAGCGGTTTCCTCCACGCACTCTCTTCCATCCGCAAGTACAAGGTCTTCGAGGGACGTCTCATTTCTCTTTTTCCTGATAAACAGATCAATCGCCGTTCTTCTTGCAATCGAGGAAAGCCAGTTTTTCAGTTTGTCTTTTTCAAAAATGGTATCAAGCTTCAAGAATGCCTTAATAAAGGTTTCCTGGACAATATCCTCCGCCATGTGGGGATCTCTTGTCATTCTCAAAGCAATTCGATAAATAACGGTATAGTAAGTTTGATAGATTTCATTAAATGACGGCTTTTCATACGCCAGTGCTGCTGGGGGCATCTGACACTCACCCATCCTTCTCATATTCTGTTTTCTCTCTTCCTGTATGATTATAAGCCAGCAGCACGTGGCGTTAAAGGAAACTTTTTCTTAAGATTTTTTAAAGAAGATTTAAGAAATTATAGATTGAACGTATGTTTAATTCGGAGAGCTGTTTCCTCGGCCGGGAGATTCGTATTATTAATCCTTGTATAATTTGTTCTTTTTATTTCTCCCTCGTCCGAGTTCAGTCTGTAGATCTCCATGCTAGACAGCAAATCATTTTCAGACCAATCAAGATTGCGCTTAGTTGGTTTATGTGCAAGGCGGTGTTCACTCTTGTTGCGGAGGAGTCTTACATCTGTATCCGCTTCGAGCTCTGCAAAGTATACGTCCGCTCCTTTTGACTCAAAAACAGCGCAGATCTCTTCTACATAGTCCCAATCCGTCTGTTGATCAAACGCCCATACATATGTAAAAATCAAACCGGGCAAATCACTCCCCGCCACTTCCTCGAAGATTCTCTTCCTGAACTCACCAACCAGCTTTTTCCCTTGCACAGTCCCATAATTGAAAAAAGGAGCTACAAGGTCAATGGTCATGTGATTATGAAAAAGCTTCAAATCCGTCATTTTTTCAAGCTGCTGTCCAACCGTCATTTTCCCGACAGCCTGTGGGCCGAAAATCAATACAAATTTCATCTTAACTCTCCTTATTTATCAGGGACTTTTTCATGCACAGACTGGCGGATTTGCCGATATAGGGACCATAGTTTGGAATGGAGCTGTATCCGACCCTTTTATATAGATTAATAGCTTCGTGTTGCTTTGTACCTGTTTCCAGAACCGCATCAGTATACCCTTTTTCTGCTCCCGTCTGTTCGAGCTGACGCACAATCTCCTTTGACAGCCCCTGTCCGCGGAACGTTTTTTCAACGAAAATCCGTTTCAATTCAATCGTGCTGCTGTCGAATTCTTTGAAGGCTCCGCAGGCTGCTGCCACGCCATCTTTATAAATCAAAACCACATCGTGAATATCATCCAGCTGATTATGGGGAGTGTATTCTTTTTGCAGATCCCCGTACCGTTCATGCAGATCCTGATCAAGCAGCTTAACGAGGCTCAGAAAATCATCATTGCGGCCATTTGTTTTAACTAGTTTCATTGTCATGTTCCACCCCGGAAATTAGAATACTTTCTATTTTCAGGCAACAGAAGGACAATTACAAGAAAAAAAAACATGTCAGCCTAAAAGCTGACATGTCTTAGATCTACTTCTCTCCAATAATCTCATCAATAATGCCGTATTCCTTTGCTTCCGCTGCACTCAAATAGTAATCACGGTCAGAATCTCGGGCGACTTTTTCGATTGGCTGTCCTGTCCGTTCAGCAATGATTTTATTGATGTGCTCGCGGAGCTTTAGAATGCGGCGCGCTGAAATTTCAATCTCTGCAGCCTGGCCTCTTGCCCCGCCGAGCGGCTGGTGGATCATGACTTCACTGTTTGGAAGTGCAAAACGTTTTCCTTTTGTTCCGGCCAAAAGCAGCAAGGCCCCGAAAGATGCGGCCATACCTGTACAGATCGTTCTGACGTCAGGTTTGATATATTGCATCGTATCAAAAATGGAGAAGCCTGCAGTGATTGAGCCGCCTGGACTGTTAATGTAAATAGATATATCCTTATCAGGATCTTCTGCAGCCAGGAATAACAGCTGAGCCACTGTCACGTTTGCCGTGTGATCATTAATTTCATCGCCAATCATAATAATCCTGTCTTTCAGCAGGCGGGAATAAATATCATAGGAACGCTCACCGCGGCCTGAACTTTCAATGACGTAAGGGATCGTACTCATCCTTTTTCCTCCTTCATAAGGCTATGCAGCCATTTTCAGAGAAGCAGACGAAGACCGTCTGAACGGAATGTACACAAGTGCAGGGCTGTCAGTGTTTTTAAATGTGAGGATATCAGGCAATGCCTTCAGCAGCGGCGCAGGATCCTGAAACTGCAGTGACGTATACATCAAATCCGACAGCCATTCCCTCTCCACCTCATCCCAATACGAATCTGCTTCGCCCTTTTCTTTGGATAACCGCTTTTTCGCTCTGAATACAGCTGATTTGACGGACGTTTCTGATGTTCCAAGGATCTCCGCCAGTTCATTCGCCTGATAGTGAAAGACTTCCTTCAGCAAAAAGAGAACCGCCTGCTTTGGCGTGCATTTTGAGAGAAGATGCTCAAGCAAGCTCCGCCGTTCAATCATCTGATTCGCATGATCCGCACCGCTCATTTCAGGAAGCTCGCACGGAGTCTCTTTCTTGCGCTTTCTGACCACATCTATCCAGTGATGATAAGCCATTTTGTTTAACAATGCAGAGCTCAAGGCACTCTGATCATAGGTCAAGTACGCCTTCAGCATCACTTCCTGGGCTGCATCCTCACCGTCATATTTATCCTGGGTCAAGAACCGGCAGTATTGCTGCAGCTTCCTGTACAGCTCTTTCATATTGGGATGTTCCTGCTTCTTTTCCTGATTAGTTGACAGCCTGTTGCCTTGCATGCTCTCACTCCTTTTTGCCTCTCTGCTTTATAAACGGATGAAAACGGATAAAAAGATACGGGGTATGATACTTTTTATTTTATACAATTGCGCCTGGATATGACCAGAGACAGAAAAATTGGTAATTTCAAGAATGTATGATATGGCATGAAATAGGCAGTGAATTATGGTAAGCTTGCCGTATCTTTTAGGAGAGGGAGTTTTTGCATGCTGCTGCAGGCGCTGTTAATCTTTATTCTGCAACTGATTTTCGTACCGGTTTTGACGATGCGGACCATCCTTTTGGTGAAAAATCAAACAAAATCAGCCGCTGGTGTAGGATTGCTTGAAGCAATCATTTACATCATCAGTTTAGGAATTGTTTTTCAGGATCTATCAAACTTCTATAACATCAGTGCCTATGTACTCGGGTTCAGCATTGGGCTGCTGCTCGGCGGCATGCTTGAGAAGAAGCTTGCGATCGGCTACATCACGTACCAAGTAAACATACCGGAAAAAAACACTGAGCTAGTTACTGACTTAAGAAATGCCGGTTTTGGCGTGACGGTTTTCGAAGGACAGGGAATGAATTCTGTCCGCTACCGTCTTGACATTGTATCCAAGAGATCACGTGAAGAAGAGCTTCAGGAAATCATCCACTTGAGGGAGCCTTCAGCCTTTATGATGTCTTATGAAATCCGTTCATTTAAGGGCGGTTACTTAACAAAGTCGATGAAAAAAAGACAGAATATGAAAAAAAATAAACAGGTAAAACAGGAAGGCCACTCTATATAAGGAGCGGCCTTTTTTCTATTCATGCATATTTAACGGAACATGCAATAGCTTGTAATAAGGACATCAAACAGGAGGGATCTTTCATGTGGGTGATCACCCTTTTTCTGAAAGAATCGGTCAAAATGTATGAATTCAGTACAGAAGAAGAAGCGAGGGATGCATTTAAGCGTTTGAAAGGGTGCAAGTTTTTATCCGAGATTGTTTATTTTAATGATCCTTGCTTCTTATAGAAAAAGGAAGATCTCAGGGGGGCCGCTTGCGGCCTTTTTTCGTTGTCCTAAAAATATGTCGTACAGGCCCTTTTTCAGGAATAGGATGACATATAGAGAGTGTATAGGAGGCTGTTAAATGACCGTTTTTCTGACGTACATCCTTCTTGGAATTTCGCTAGCGGCACCTGTTGGCCCTGTGAATGCTGCTCAGCTGAACCGTGGAATTAAAAAAGGATTTTTTCATGCGTGGGTGTTTGGAATAGGAGCTTTGTCAGCTGATATTTTGTACATGCTCCTTGTTTTTTTAGGTGTGTCTCAGCTGATTGAAAATTCTTTCGTGCAGGTGTTTCTTTGGTTATTTGGTTTTTTTGTCCTTATGTATACAGGGGTGGAGGGTTTAAAAGGTGCCGGGGAATTACATATTGATAACCGGAAAGATGCAGGAGACTCCCTTTTCAGCTCTTTTTCTTCCGGTTTTATCATGTCCATTTCAAATCCGCTTACGGTGATGTTCTGGCTGGGCATTTTCGGGTCTGTTCTTGCGAAAACGGCTTCGGCATCGAGCGTGCAGGATTTAATCGGCTATAGTGCGGCCATCATCCTCGGCATTTTGCTTTGGGATTTTGCCATGGCCCTTGCTTCAAGCTTTGCGAGGCGCTTTCTGCATTCTAAGCTGCTTATTCTGATTTCCATCCTGTCTTCTGTGTCAATGATCGGCTTTGGCATCTATTTTGGCTGGCATGCGATGATTGTGCTGTTTTTCTGAGTTTTTGTATGAGGCATCTTTTGCCTGTACAGACTAGAAAGAGCAAATCAGCAGGAGGAATGGTAATGGAACAATCTGAAATGAATCAGATGCAGGAATTGGTCAAGCAGGCGCGTGAAGCAGTTATTGGGGCACAAATGAATTTTAATCCGGAAGAATATCAAAAAGCCTTTAAAGCACTGACTCTGGCAAAAGAGCATGTGAACGCCGCCAGGGCACACGAGGAAGACTCACCGGACATTCTGCATGCAAGTGAGCATTTGATGCATTTAAACGAAACGCTGACTGCCCTTCAAAGCACGAATTCTTTCTAAGGAGCGCTGAACTATGAATCCGTCTAAAATAAGCTGCCATACTGAATACGATGTAATGGAAAGTGTCGTGTTGTGCAAACCTGAATTTATGAGAATCCATCATGTCATCAATGAAACACAGCGGCGCTACCATAAGGAAAATATTAATGTAGAAACGGCGATTGCCCAGCATACGGCGTTTATGAATGTACTGAAGGAAAATGGCATTGAAGTGCACCATCTGCCCCCAAAAAAAGAATTTCCGGAACAGGTTTTCACAAGAGACATTGGTTTTACAATCGGGGATACCATTTTCATCTCAGCCATGAGCATGCCGGTCAGGCAGGGAGAAGAACAGATTTTAAAGGACTGGCTGAAAAATCATGATCTTCCCTTCATTGATCTTACAGAAGACCAGACTGAAGGCGGAGATGTCATCATCCATCAAAAGACCGTTTACATAGGCATCAGCGAACGGACAACTGAGCATGCGATTGAACATATTCAGGCCGGGATTCCTGATTATACGATCATCCCAATCCCAATTAAGCAGGAAATTCTGCATTTGGACTGTATTTTCAATATCCTGTCCCCTACTGAAGCCCTTATCCACAAAGAAGGAATGGAAGAAGCTGAATACGAGCTGCTCAAATCACATTTTGACCTGATTGAAGTATCAGAGGAAGAACAATTTGCCATGGGCGCAAATGTTCTATCGATCGGCCATAAAAAAGTCATCAGTCTTCCTCAGAATAAAGGCGTCAATGGCGAACTGAAAAAACGGGGATATGACGTGATTGAAGTTGATTTCAGTGAGATTATTAAATCAGGCGGGTCGTTCAGGTGCTGCACCATGCCTTTAAGCCGGAGAACTGAAGCATGAGGAAAAGCCAGGGAATATCCCTGGCTTTTTCATGTGAAAATGCTGATGATTGCAAGCATCATCCCAAGTCCGCCTATAAACGCATAGGTCGAATACCGTTCATTTCCGTCCCCGTGGCTTTCAGGAATCAGTTCTTTATAGACAATAAAGAGCATGGCACCTGCCGCAAACGATAAACCGTAGGGAATCAAATCATCAATATAGTTCGTCAGTGAGTAGCCAAGGAGAGCTGCTGCAATTTCGATGCTGCCTGTTAAAGCAGCAAATAAAAAGGCTTTTAGTTTAGACATGTTCTGGTTCACAAGATAAAGAGCAACAAGCAGACCTTCCGGGGCATTCTGCAGGCCAATCGCAAGGGCAATGATTCCTCCAAGCCCTCCGGAATCACCGGCATAGCTGACTCCAACAGAAAGTCCTTCAGGAATATTGTGAAGCGTAAGGGCGGAAACAATTAAAAACGTCTTTTTGTCAAGGTTGGGCATATAACTGAGATTTTCACGTTCGGGATGGCTGTGCGGGATGTATTTTTCCATGCGGTCAAGCACAAATGTACCAATTAAAAGGCCTGTTAAGACAACCCATACATTTGATTTGACAAGCGCTTCCGGTATTAGACTGAAGCTGCACGCGGTCACCATAATGCCTGCTGTAAAGGCAAGCAGCATATCCCTGAACTTATGCGACAGACGGTTAAAAAGCAATATGGGCAGAGCACCGAGAGCAGTGGCAAACGCAGAGATGGAACTGCCGATTATCATATCCAGCAAGAGATCACCTTCCTGCTTAAATGTATTCACGACACTATGGTATGTATGATTGTTTAAAATTGCCCCCTTCTGTTTTTTCACCTCATACATAATTGCCCCCCCATATTCGAACAATACCACTGTATAGGAGGGATTGTATGAGCAGCTGTACACCAGCAGGCAAAAACAAAAGCCCGGCTAAAGGTGATCTTGCATGGTGGCAATTATCCCTTATCGGCATCGGCTGCACGATCGGCACAGGGTATTTCCTTGGATCCGGCATCGGAGTTAAAATCACCGGGCCATCGATTGTCCTTTCGTTTCTTTTGGCAGCACTCGGTACATATATCGTCTTTAACGTACTGGCAAAAATGACAGCAGCCGATCCACAGACAGGCAGTTTCTGCTACTATGCAGGAAAAGCGTTCGGCAAGTGGGCGGCCTTCAGCTGCGGCTGGAATTACTGGGCTTCAAACATTCTGATTATGGGCAGTCAGCTCACGGCCCTCTCGATTCTTTCGCAGTTCTGGTTTCCGCATGTCCCGCTGTGGCTCTTTGCCACCGGTTATGCCATATTGTCCATCCTTGTCGTGCTGACCGGAACAAAAGGGTTTGATAAGACGGAAAATCTGTTTGCCGTGATTAAATTTGCGGCCATCCTCATGTTCATTGTGCTTGCCGTTGCGGCGCTCGCTGGAATGCTGTCAAGTTCAAAGGAACCAGTGGTCCGAAGTGGACTTCCCTCGCTTTTCACTGGAGGACTTTCAGGTTTTTGGGCCTCCCTCACCTACGCATTTTATGCATATGGAGGAATTGAAGTCATTGGACTTATGGCCATGCAGCTGAAAAAGAAAGAAGATGCACCTAAATCCGGAACAGTGATGCTGATTTGTCTTGCGGCTGTTTATGTTGCATCTCTTGCGCTTGCCGTTCTCATCGTTTCTGCAGATGTGTTTCACGAAAATGAAAGTCCTTTTGTCACTGCCCTTTCAGCTTACAATCTGCCCTTTTTCCCTCATGTTTTTAACGGGGCCATTATTATTGCAGGCTTTTCTGCGATGACGGCATCTTTGTTCGGCGTAACCAACCTTCTTGTCATTTTGGCAGACGATGGCGACGCACCGGCCTTTTTTTCCAAAAAGAGCAGGAAATTAAAAGACCTGCCGCTGCCTTCTCTTGGACTTGCCGTCATCGGTCTGATTGCTTCTATTATTACAGCACTGCTATTGCCCGGGAAAATTTATGAGTATATTACAACGGCAGCTGGCATTCTGCTTTTATACAACTGGTTCTTCATTGTGATCTCGTCGCTTAAGCTGCTGAAGCAATCCGTTCTCATGAAGATTGCCTCCTGGACCGGCCTTGTGCTGATTGTGTTTGCTGTCAGCGGAACCCTGCTTGATCATGAAGTAAGACCGGGATTTTATGTAAGCCTGCTTTTTGTGATGATCATAGCAATTGTCTGTCTGTTTATGAAGAAAAAATGGAAAGTGAAAAAGACAACGCCTAAATATTTTTAAGGAAGGTGCGAAACATGGCAAATGCCAAAAAAGAGCAGGCAACAACCGAGGATGCAGTCCTGCTGATGTTCCTCTCGCTTGCAGAGAATGACGGGATTGAAATGAATGTCACACTGAATGTACAGGGCACACTGGTTTCGGGGGTATTAATCGGTTCCAGGGCTTATTACGACGGAATTACAGAATCCGCTCATCATCTCCGCGATGACACAATGTCACGCATTATCGGAAAGCGGTTTGAAGATTTAAAAGACGAATATGTGAAACAAAAACAAGAGCAGGGTGATAAAAAAGCAGACGAACAAGAACCTCCTGCTTATATCCACCTGAGAAATGCAAAATATCAGCATACGCAGCCGGCCAATCCGGCATGGTGGCGGGGGAAAGTTTCATCAGTTGATGCTTTTTCTTTTGATTCGTTAATATGAGGCTGGGACATCACTGTTTTAGCCATAAAAAACCGGACTAGGGTATAGCAGCTAGTTCGGTTTTGTTATGTTAAAGGACTAAAATAGATTCCCATTTGCAGGTATCAATCGCCTTAGTGGCACCACTTTTTTCAGAAATGGATGCTCGTCGTGGCGGTATTCGATGTAGTGGCGCCATATCTGAACCCGTTATAATATGTTTTGGCCTGCCTTTTTTTTCACGAAAAAAAAGCATCCTTTTCAGAATGCTTTTTAGAAAAATTTCGGTTTCAGCGGTTTGGGTTTTGCTTTAAAGTTTTTAAAAACAAAGATCAAAAGCAGAATGCCTGCACAGCCTGCTGCGATAAAGGAAATCGTTAAGTAATTTTTCATAACAGCCGTCATGATCGGCGGGCCGGCTGCTACTCCTATAAACCTTGCTGAGCTGTAAAAAGAAGAAATCGTTCCTCTCTCTTCTTTTTCGATGTTTTCTGTAACCATCGCATCCAGGGTTGGCAGCATGGCGCCAATCGCGAGGCCGGCGATGCTGGTCACGAGAAACAGCAAAAACCATTCATCCTTCACAAAGCCAACAAATGCCGTACTAATCGATAAAATGACGAGGCAGAGCATCGTGATCGTTCTCATCACTTTCACATTTCCTTTAATCGTTTTCCCTGTAACATACGCTGAGATGCAAAGGACAAGCAGCGGGATAGCCAGCATAAATCCTTTTTTAATGCCAGTCACACCGTACTCCTTTTCCAGATAATCGGACAAAAAGTACAAGATGGAAAACAGAATAAGCATGATAAAAGCACCGAGCATAAAAACCAGATACAGCCATTTCCCTTCTTTTTTAAACGTTTTTCTCGTTTTTGACAGGAACTCGCTGAAAGCAGGCGGTGTTTCTGTCTTTTTCGGCACCTTCACGAAAAAAAAGACCAAAACAATAGAAATCAGGCTGAAAAAAGAGATTGAAAAGAATGGAACAAACCACAGAATTGATGCAAAAAATGAACCGATGATTGGACTCAGCACTTTGCCGAATGTATTTGATGTTTCAATAATTCCAAGACATGAGCTTGTCTTTTCGTCATCATTTTTATACAAGTCACCGACAAGCGGCAAGATGATTGGCGACGCACCCGCTGCCCCTATGCCTTGCAGAACCCTGCCGACAATGATCAGCAGATAGGGATCCGGCAGTTTCCAGGAGGCAAACCCGGCAATAAGCCCTCCAATCATGGCAATGATCAAGCTTGGTATGATTACTGCTTTTCTTCCTGCCCGGTCTGAAAGATACCCTGCAATCGGAATGAGGATGATGGAAGCGATGGAATAGCTTGTGATAACCATACTGGACTGAAAAGAGGTAATGCCCACCTCTTTTTCAAAAACCGGCAAAACGGGGATCAGCATGGAATTTCCAAGGGTCATGACCAAAGGGATGGAAGCCATGCTGATTAAGCACCAAATACTTACCTTCTTACATTGTTCAGCCATAGCCGCACCTCATATCAGAATATACGCTGCAAAATGCTTTTTAAAATGACTGTATTAGTGTTTCCTTTTGATGATGAATTATGTGCTGTGAATGGTTTGCCCCATCCTGGAGCAATCTAATATCGAACGAACGATGCGGAGGTGTCAAATATGAAAAAGCAGCCATCAGAAGAGCTTGCAGGAAGACAGTTTGAGGTTTCTGACTATGAAGGAAAATCCCAGCTTGAAAAAGGCCTTGCAGAGACGCACGAACAGGTCAGTGATGATTACTACGAAGGTACAATTGATCAGGAAAACAGCAAAAAATAAAACCAGACGGAACTTCCGTCTGGTCTTTTATCACGCTATGGTTGCTTTTCTGCGAATAAGGAAATAGGATCCTGCTCCCGCAGCAACCGCTGCAGCTCCGATCAGTATCAGCAGATAATGATTGGTCGCAGTCGCCGGCAGTGAGCTTCCGCCTGATTGATTATCTGACTTGGCTGGAACTGCTGCTTCCTGCTCATCTTCCGATTTCTCTGAAGCGGAAGGCTTTTTTTGTTCGTTCTTTTTTGGTTCAGCCGGTTTCACTTCAGGCTTTTCCGGCTTGTTTGGCTTTGGAGCAGGCGGTGCCGGATCTTTAGGGCCATTTGTCTTTTCATCGCTTACTTTAATAACAACCGCAGTCAGAGGTTTGATTGTGATTGAATCTTTTTTCAGCTTAAAGCCTGATTCTTTCTTAACCTTTTCTGCTCCTGCCTCGTCGTTATCCGCGACAACGGTTCCTTTCCGAAGATCTTCAGAAAGCGTCAGGGTTCTTTCTTTTGAGTCTGCATTGACAAACACAGAGTACTCTTCTTTTTTGTCCGAAGAGACAGCTTTGTATCCGATCATCAAATCAGATGCCTGTATCTCGGGAGCTTCAATCATCGTTACGTTAGAATCAACGAGGTCTTTGCTGCCGAGTCTGAAGGCGTCAGTTGATTTTCTAAGTTCAATAAGACCTGCTGTGTATTCGCGAGTTGTACTGTTAATCGGATACGCACCCGCATCTGTTGCTTTAGTCCAGTCAAATTTGTTAATGGCATCAGACGAGTCATAGGAATCATGAATGAAGTAGCCGAAAGATTTTCCTGTCTCATCCTTGAGTTCATGGAACTTCTGTTCAGGCATTCCCTCGCCAAGCCACTGTTTTGTCCGTCCATATTCCTGTCCTGCATGAAGGAAGGCTGTTCCCTGTGAAGTGAGGATCATCGCGTTTCCAAGACGGATTCTGTCATGGATTTCCTGGTTGTTCTCAGGAACCGCAGGATCTTTTTTGATGGATTGAGCGATAACATCATACAATGGAAGATTGTCATGCGCTTCAATATATTGCACCATGTCGCCGGGATCGTCAGCCGGTGTATTCGTTGGCTGGCCTTTGATGTTTTTCAATATAAGGTCAATGCTTCTCGCGCCGCCTGTAAGGAATCGCGGTTCACCTTCAGAACCGAATCCGGACTTCAGCTCGTTTCGGATCTCATCAGAGAAAACGCCGACATCATTCGTTTTGTTCATCCAGTCCTGATCGGCACCTTTACCGGCAAGCGCAGGATCTGAAAGCTGTCCTCCGAATGTTCTCCAGCCTTCTCCGATGAAAAGGGCATCCTTATTGATATCGGCAGCTGCATTGTACGCATTTTGGATGGAATCATAAGTGGCATCTCCCATCATGTCAAAACGCATGCCGTCAATCTTATACTCTTCAAACCAGTATTTAACCGAATCAATCATCAATTTTTCAGCCATGTAATGGTTTGTCGCAAGGTTATTGCCAAACCCGCCGATGAAATTGCCGTTTGCATCCTGAAACGCGTAGTAATTCGGAACAATGTCATTCAGCATGCTTGCCTTGGCCATGTGCGTGTAAACAACATCGAGGACAACACCCATGCCTGCATCATGAACAGCATCAATTAAGCCTTTCAGCTCTTTAATTCTAAGCTCCGGATCTGCCGCATTTTTTGAATAAGCTCCGTCCGGTGAAAAATAGCTGTGAGGGTCATAGCCCCAGTTGTACTCGTTATTTGCTGCAGAATATTCCATTTCTCTCTGTCTCATGTTCGTTTCATCGCCGTAGTACCAGGCCATCACAGGGAGAAGCTGAACGTGCGTTACACCAAGTGATTTAATGTACTCAAGCTTGTCTTTAAACGCATCGTACGTTCCCCACTCTGACGTCAAATCGCCTTCAATGGAAGGATCAGATGTGAAATCTCTGACGTGAATCTCCCATATGACAGCATCTTCTTTCTTTTCATAGCCGTCAATTTTTGCAAAATCAAGTCCCGCAGGATCTGTGCCTGCAAGGTCTACGATGGCCGCTTTACCAACAAGATCCCCGTCAGGTCCTGCTTCACCTTTCGTGTTGACCGTAAAAGGCGCCATTGATTTTGCATACGGATCAAGAACTTTCTTTGTTTCCCCTCCGTTAGTCACCTCGTACTGATAGTAATATCCTTTTAGGTCACTGATTCCAAGTTCGCCCGGTTTAGCTTCAACAGACCAGACTCCTTTGTCCCCCATCGTTAAATCAAGTTTGCCGATTTCTTTAGATGCATCGTTTTTATCGTAAAATACAGCTGTCACTTTGCTTGCTTTAGGAGCCCAGAGCTTCAAAACAGCATTCCCGCCGCTGTAAGCTGCTCCAAGGTCATCGCCTTCATAGGAATAAAGCTCATCAATCATTCTCCAGCCTCTTGTGGCCGTCACAGTCTTTGTTCC is from Bacillus sp. FSL H8-0547 and encodes:
- a CDS encoding DUF2179 domain-containing protein, whose protein sequence is MLQALLIFILQLIFVPVLTMRTILLVKNQTKSAAGVGLLEAIIYIISLGIVFQDLSNFYNISAYVLGFSIGLLLGGMLEKKLAIGYITYQVNIPEKNTELVTDLRNAGFGVTVFEGQGMNSVRYRLDIVSKRSREEELQEIIHLREPSAFMMSYEIRSFKGGYLTKSMKKRQNMKKNKQVKQEGHSI
- a CDS encoding dimethylarginine dimethylaminohydrolase family protein — its product is MNPSKISCHTEYDVMESVVLCKPEFMRIHHVINETQRRYHKENINVETAIAQHTAFMNVLKENGIEVHHLPPKKEFPEQVFTRDIGFTIGDTIFISAMSMPVRQGEEQILKDWLKNHDLPFIDLTEDQTEGGDVIIHQKTVYIGISERTTEHAIEHIQAGIPDYTIIPIPIKQEILHLDCIFNILSPTEALIHKEGMEEAEYELLKSHFDLIEVSEEEQFAMGANVLSIGHKKVISLPQNKGVNGELKKRGYDVIEVDFSEIIKSGGSFRCCTMPLSRRTEA
- a CDS encoding LysE family transporter, which produces MTVFLTYILLGISLAAPVGPVNAAQLNRGIKKGFFHAWVFGIGALSADILYMLLVFLGVSQLIENSFVQVFLWLFGFFVLMYTGVEGLKGAGELHIDNRKDAGDSLFSSFSSGFIMSISNPLTVMFWLGIFGSVLAKTASASSVQDLIGYSAAIILGILLWDFAMALASSFARRFLHSKLLILISILSSVSMIGFGIYFGWHAMIVLFF
- a CDS encoding RNA polymerase sigma factor, whose translation is MPPAALAYEKPSFNEIYQTYYTVIYRIALRMTRDPHMAEDIVQETFIKAFLKLDTIFEKDKLKNWLSSIARRTAIDLFIRKKRNETSLEDLVLADGRECVEETADYAFLKEKAKGVLNELKAEEREIMMMKLFLGMKDQEIAEQLSLKLPTVKTKIHRARKQMKAALAS
- a CDS encoding GNAT family N-acetyltransferase, whose protein sequence is MKLVKTNGRNDDFLSLVKLLDQDLHERYGDLQKEYTPHNQLDDIHDVVLIYKDGVAAACGAFKEFDSSTIELKRIFVEKTFRGQGLSKEIVRQLEQTGAEKGYTDAVLETGTKQHEAINLYKRVGYSSIPNYGPYIGKSASLCMKKSLINKES
- a CDS encoding ZIP family metal transporter, whose protein sequence is MLDMIIGSSISAFATALGALPILLFNRLSHKFRDMLLAFTAGIMVTACSFSLIPEALVKSNVWVVLTGLLIGTFVLDRMEKYIPHSHPERENLSYMPNLDKKTFLIVSALTLHNIPEGLSVGVSYAGDSGGLGGIIALAIGLQNAPEGLLVALYLVNQNMSKLKAFLFAALTGSIEIAAALLGYSLTNYIDDLIPYGLSFAAGAMLFIVYKELIPESHGDGNERYSTYAFIGGLGMMLAIISIFT
- a CDS encoding AAA family ATPase; its protein translation is MKFVLIFGPQAVGKMTVGQQLEKMTDLKLFHNHMTIDLVAPFFNYGTVQGKKLVGEFRKRIFEEVAGSDLPGLIFTYVWAFDQQTDWDYVEEICAVFESKGADVYFAELEADTDVRLLRNKSEHRLAHKPTKRNLDWSENDLLSSMEIYRLNSDEGEIKRTNYTRINNTNLPAEETALRIKHTFNL
- a CDS encoding amino acid permease, with translation MSSCTPAGKNKSPAKGDLAWWQLSLIGIGCTIGTGYFLGSGIGVKITGPSIVLSFLLAALGTYIVFNVLAKMTAADPQTGSFCYYAGKAFGKWAAFSCGWNYWASNILIMGSQLTALSILSQFWFPHVPLWLFATGYAILSILVVLTGTKGFDKTENLFAVIKFAAILMFIVLAVAALAGMLSSSKEPVVRSGLPSLFTGGLSGFWASLTYAFYAYGGIEVIGLMAMQLKKKEDAPKSGTVMLICLAAVYVASLALAVLIVSADVFHENESPFVTALSAYNLPFFPHVFNGAIIIAGFSAMTASLFGVTNLLVILADDGDAPAFFSKKSRKLKDLPLPSLGLAVIGLIASIITALLLPGKIYEYITTAAGILLLYNWFFIVISSLKLLKQSVLMKIASWTGLVLIVFAVSGTLLDHEVRPGFYVSLLFVMIIAIVCLFMKKKWKVKKTTPKYF
- the clpP gene encoding ATP-dependent Clp endopeptidase proteolytic subunit ClpP; this translates as MSTIPYVIESSGRGERSYDIYSRLLKDRIIMIGDEINDHTANVTVAQLLFLAAEDPDKDISIYINSPGGSITAGFSIFDTMQYIKPDVRTICTGMAASFGALLLLAGTKGKRFALPNSEVMIHQPLGGARGQAAEIEISARRILKLREHINKIIAERTGQPIEKVARDSDRDYYLSAAEAKEYGIIDEIIGEK
- a CDS encoding sigma-70 family RNA polymerase sigma factor, whose protein sequence is MQGNRLSTNQEKKQEHPNMKELYRKLQQYCRFLTQDKYDGEDAAQEVMLKAYLTYDQSALSSALLNKMAYHHWIDVVRKRKKETPCELPEMSGADHANQMIERRSLLEHLLSKCTPKQAVLFLLKEVFHYQANELAEILGTSETSVKSAVFRAKKRLSKEKGEADSYWDEVEREWLSDLMYTSLQFQDPAPLLKALPDILTFKNTDSPALVYIPFRRSSSASLKMAA